From a single Aggregatilinea lenta genomic region:
- a CDS encoding BMP family lipoprotein: protein MLRKLTVLLILTAVVLGGIVPAMAQDDEFIFGVILVGPKDDHGWSQAHYEAGLYVEENVPGAKMIVLESLNSADRPETTLDSAVQDMVDQGAQLILTTSADFEVDTTVVADLYPDVTFINASGDDAAWEGAPANLGNFMGQMEYGKMIAGCAAALKTQTGQIGYIGPLIDPETTRLVNSVYLGAQYCYENYRGMDPAELQFSVTWIGFWFNIPGVTLDPTEVANAFLDDGADVLISGIDTTEAIVVANQRAAEGDDVWAVSYDYKDGCAEAPDICLGVPYFNWGPAYLETVQAVMDGTWAPGWAWNAPDWSDINNPDTTAVGYEYGNGLTDEEKATLDEFIAGLAAGAQGEEGGLNLWTGPLSFQDGSVFLEDGQVASEKQIWYQAANADEAATSDEITPPQLFEGIVGTSE, encoded by the coding sequence ATGTTGAGGAAATTGACCGTTTTACTCATCTTGACGGCAGTCGTACTCGGCGGTATCGTGCCGGCGATGGCGCAGGATGACGAGTTCATCTTCGGCGTAATTTTGGTCGGCCCGAAGGACGACCACGGTTGGAGCCAAGCGCATTATGAAGCCGGGCTGTACGTGGAGGAAAACGTGCCCGGCGCCAAGATGATCGTGCTCGAAAGCCTGAACTCGGCAGATCGCCCCGAAACCACGCTGGACTCTGCGGTCCAGGACATGGTGGACCAGGGCGCACAACTCATTTTGACGACCTCGGCAGATTTTGAAGTTGACACAACGGTCGTGGCCGACCTGTACCCGGACGTTACCTTCATCAATGCGTCCGGCGACGACGCGGCCTGGGAAGGCGCCCCGGCGAACCTGGGCAACTTTATGGGCCAGATGGAATATGGCAAGATGATCGCCGGATGTGCGGCGGCCCTGAAGACCCAAACCGGCCAGATCGGTTACATCGGGCCATTGATCGATCCCGAAACCACCCGCCTGGTCAACTCCGTGTACCTGGGCGCGCAATACTGCTACGAGAATTACCGTGGTATGGACCCCGCCGAACTCCAGTTCAGTGTGACCTGGATCGGCTTCTGGTTCAACATCCCCGGCGTGACGCTCGACCCGACCGAAGTGGCGAATGCGTTCCTGGATGACGGCGCGGACGTGCTGATCTCCGGTATCGACACCACCGAGGCGATCGTCGTTGCGAACCAGCGCGCGGCGGAAGGCGACGACGTGTGGGCCGTTTCCTACGACTACAAGGACGGCTGCGCTGAAGCGCCGGATATCTGCCTGGGCGTCCCGTACTTTAACTGGGGCCCCGCCTATCTCGAAACCGTGCAAGCAGTGATGGACGGCACCTGGGCGCCGGGCTGGGCGTGGAACGCGCCGGACTGGTCCGACATCAACAATCCCGATACGACGGCTGTGGGCTATGAATACGGCAACGGCCTGACCGACGAGGAAAAGGCTACGCTGGATGAGTTCATCGCCGGTCTGGCGGCGGGCGCGCAGGGCGAAGAGGGCGGCCTGAACCTGTGGACCGGCCCGCTGAGCTTCCAGGATGGCTCCGTCTTCCTGGAGGACGGCCAGGTCGCGTCCGAAAAGCAGATCTGGTACCAGGCGGCGAATGCCGACGAGGCAGCGACCTCGGACGAAATCACGCCGCCGCAGCTGTTCGAAGGCATCGTGGGCACGAGCGAATAA
- a CDS encoding ABC transporter ATP-binding protein: protein MRVELNHISKSFGRVRANQDISLTFEGGHIYAILGENGAGKSTLMKIMSGYQSADSGEIVVDGTPVILESPTSAIEHGIGMLYQDPLDFPPFTVLENFIAGRPGGFFPDRHAAREALVTLAERFNFDLDPDAYIDMMTIGERQQLEIIRLLSLNVHALILDEPTTGISAEQKSQLFDVLKALAKEDGLTVVLVSHKLEDVIELCDEAVVLRRGRFVGRTAIPCAISTLVELMFGKVVDRQARPPVEVGPPVLAVKDVSLVTRRLTVDHVSLDVRAGEVIGLAGLDGSGQGEFVRACTGLLAPQSGTIHIAGRSMAGRPYHQFVQSSIAFLPAGRLEEGLIAGMTLTEHFALTLPNAAPWVNWFQARRATQERISHFNVKGRPGSPIQTLSGGNQQRFALSLLRHKLKLLLLEHPTRGLDVESANTIWEQLLARREDGTAILFISAELDEIVAYSDRILVFFGGQATLVDDPAHMTASHLGELIGGRTGA, encoded by the coding sequence ATGCGCGTCGAACTCAACCATATCTCGAAATCCTTCGGACGCGTGCGGGCCAATCAGGACATCTCGCTGACGTTCGAGGGCGGCCACATTTACGCCATCCTGGGGGAAAACGGCGCGGGCAAAAGTACCTTAATGAAGATCATGTCCGGCTACCAGTCCGCCGACAGTGGCGAGATCGTGGTAGACGGGACGCCGGTTATTTTGGAAAGCCCGACCAGTGCCATCGAGCATGGGATCGGCATGCTGTACCAGGACCCGCTCGACTTTCCCCCCTTTACCGTGCTCGAAAACTTCATCGCCGGGCGACCCGGCGGCTTCTTCCCCGACCGCCACGCGGCGCGCGAAGCACTGGTGACGCTGGCCGAGCGCTTCAACTTCGACCTGGACCCCGACGCCTATATCGACATGATGACCATCGGCGAGCGGCAGCAACTGGAGATCATCCGACTGCTCTCGCTGAACGTGCACGCGCTGATCCTCGACGAGCCGACGACGGGTATCTCCGCCGAGCAAAAGTCGCAGTTGTTCGACGTGCTCAAGGCGCTGGCGAAAGAGGACGGGCTGACGGTCGTGTTGGTATCGCACAAGCTGGAAGACGTGATCGAGCTGTGCGACGAAGCCGTCGTGTTGCGCCGGGGCCGTTTTGTGGGCCGCACGGCCATTCCCTGCGCGATCAGCACCCTGGTCGAGCTGATGTTCGGCAAGGTGGTGGACCGGCAGGCGCGCCCGCCCGTCGAGGTGGGACCGCCGGTGCTGGCCGTGAAAGACGTATCGCTGGTGACACGCCGCCTGACGGTCGATCACGTGTCGCTGGACGTGCGCGCGGGTGAGGTGATCGGCCTCGCCGGGCTGGACGGCAGCGGCCAGGGAGAGTTCGTCCGCGCGTGCACCGGCCTGCTCGCGCCACAGAGCGGCACGATCCACATCGCGGGGCGCTCGATGGCAGGCAGACCGTACCACCAGTTCGTGCAGTCGAGCATCGCGTTTTTGCCCGCCGGTCGCCTGGAAGAAGGGCTGATCGCCGGTATGACGCTCACCGAGCACTTCGCGCTGACGCTGCCCAATGCGGCGCCCTGGGTGAACTGGTTCCAGGCGCGCCGCGCGACGCAGGAACGCATCAGCCACTTCAATGTGAAGGGGCGGCCCGGCAGCCCGATCCAGACGCTGTCCGGCGGCAACCAGCAGCGTTTCGCGCTGTCACTGCTGCGCCACAAACTGAAGCTGCTGCTGCTGGAACATCCGACGCGCGGCCTAGACGTGGAAAGCGCGAACACCATCTGGGAGCAGCTGCTGGCGCGCCGCGAGGACGGCACGGCGATTCTGTTCATCTCCGCCGAGCTGGACGAGATTGTGGCCTACAGCGACCGCATCCTGGTCTTCTTCGGCGGTCAGGCGACGCTGGTGGACGATCCGGCGCACATGACGGCCAGTCACCTGGGCGAACTCATCGGGGGGAGGACCGGCGCATGA
- a CDS encoding ABC transporter permease produces the protein MDGLSSTLRGIVRAAAPIVIAGQGELITERAGVINLSLDGSIMLSAMTAHVVARTTGSLIYAILAAMAVGALMAFVVVFSSIALRLNQVAVGFVLTILGADLAIFLGKPHFNQPGKEIPVVPIPILKDIPVLGPVLFSHNVLIYFSLILIGLMWWYLYRTRAGLTLRSIGEQPEAAFVRGKPVNRLRYFYVVVGGSLVGLAGATYSLSVKLGWKEDLGGEGWIALAIVIFGLWIPWRVAMGAYLIVGLRSIAIDLQDSNVIDLPTQVINMLPWFLMILTLLFATSGVLNRLVRYTPARFQPAVRRFVRAAPPRALGTAFEKH, from the coding sequence ATGGACGGATTATCCAGCACGCTGCGCGGCATCGTCCGCGCTGCCGCGCCGATAGTAATCGCCGGGCAGGGCGAGCTGATTACGGAGCGCGCCGGCGTGATTAACCTGTCGCTCGATGGCTCGATCATGCTCTCCGCGATGACGGCGCACGTCGTCGCGCGCACGACCGGCAGCCTGATCTATGCGATCCTGGCGGCAATGGCCGTGGGCGCGCTTATGGCGTTCGTCGTCGTCTTTTCGAGTATCGCGCTGCGGCTGAATCAAGTCGCGGTCGGCTTCGTGCTGACCATCCTCGGCGCGGATCTGGCGATCTTCCTGGGTAAGCCGCACTTTAACCAGCCGGGCAAGGAAATTCCTGTCGTGCCGATCCCGATCCTCAAGGATATCCCGGTGTTGGGACCGGTGCTGTTCAGCCATAACGTGCTGATTTACTTCAGCCTGATCCTGATCGGCCTGATGTGGTGGTATCTTTATCGCACGCGCGCCGGGCTGACACTGCGCAGCATCGGGGAGCAGCCCGAAGCGGCGTTCGTGCGTGGCAAGCCCGTGAACCGCCTGCGCTACTTTTACGTTGTCGTTGGCGGCTCGCTGGTCGGGTTAGCGGGCGCAACCTATTCGCTCTCGGTCAAGCTGGGCTGGAAAGAGGACCTTGGTGGCGAGGGCTGGATCGCGCTGGCGATCGTGATTTTCGGGTTGTGGATTCCGTGGCGTGTGGCGATGGGTGCGTATCTCATCGTCGGCCTGCGTTCGATTGCCATCGACCTGCAAGACTCGAACGTGATCGATCTGCCGACACAGGTAATCAATATGCTGCCGTGGTTCCTGATGATCCTGACGCTTCTTTTCGCCACGAGCGGTGTGCTGAACCGGCTGGTGCGGTATACGCCGGCGCGCTTCCAACCGGCGGTGCGGCGCTTTGTACGGGCGGCTCCACCTCGCGCGCTCGGCACCGCGTTCGAGAAGCACTAA
- a CDS encoding YeiH family protein → MSAAVGTSPVPAASAARRQLPGFVVGLALLAALTLLVAELDQGIAAFFKDHDVSKNPFEYPLTAALIGLTANALLKLTGTYTFVRPAVRTEMYLKIGIVLLGAKISFGDLVTKGTGGMIQAVIMVISVFSFTWWLGGKAKLPDTLRAVMSSAVSICGVSAAIAAAGSVQAKKEEITYVTALVIVTALPLMVIMPAIGNVIGLPSDVAGAWFGGNIDTTAAVVGAGTIYGEEAQRVATIVKSSQNVMIGFAAFALALYFVTVIKGGEGERPSAKMIWQRFPKFVLGFVFVSILASLEAFTPAITSEISTAYQWLFTLAFVSIGLDFAPSALREAGLKPTLVYLAATVFNTVLALVVASIIFGVVF, encoded by the coding sequence ATGTCTGCTGCTGTAGGAACGTCCCCCGTCCCGGCTGCGTCTGCCGCGCGCCGCCAACTACCGGGCTTCGTGGTGGGATTGGCGCTGCTGGCCGCGCTGACGCTGCTCGTGGCGGAGCTGGACCAGGGCATCGCCGCCTTTTTCAAGGATCACGACGTCTCGAAGAACCCGTTCGAATACCCGTTGACCGCGGCGCTGATCGGCCTGACCGCCAACGCCCTGCTGAAGCTGACCGGGACGTACACCTTCGTGCGTCCGGCGGTTCGCACCGAGATGTATTTGAAGATCGGCATTGTGCTGCTCGGCGCGAAGATTAGTTTTGGCGACCTCGTGACCAAAGGCACGGGCGGCATGATCCAGGCCGTAATCATGGTAATTTCGGTCTTCTCCTTTACCTGGTGGCTGGGCGGCAAAGCCAAACTGCCGGATACGCTGCGCGCGGTGATGTCCTCCGCCGTGTCGATCTGCGGCGTCTCGGCGGCCATCGCTGCGGCGGGATCGGTCCAGGCGAAAAAAGAGGAGATCACCTACGTTACGGCGCTGGTCATCGTCACCGCGCTGCCGCTGATGGTGATCATGCCCGCCATCGGCAACGTCATCGGCCTGCCCTCGGACGTGGCCGGGGCGTGGTTCGGCGGCAACATCGACACCACGGCGGCGGTCGTCGGCGCAGGCACGATCTACGGCGAGGAAGCGCAGCGCGTGGCAACTATCGTCAAGTCATCGCAGAACGTGATGATCGGCTTTGCGGCGTTCGCGCTGGCATTGTACTTCGTGACGGTAATCAAGGGCGGCGAGGGCGAGCGCCCCTCCGCCAAAATGATCTGGCAGCGCTTCCCCAAGTTCGTCCTGGGCTTCGTGTTCGTGTCGATCCTGGCGTCGCTCGAGGCGTTCACGCCCGCGATCACGAGCGAGATCAGCACGGCGTACCAGTGGCTGTTCACGCTGGCGTTCGTGTCAATCGGGCTGGACTTTGCGCCGAGCGCGCTGCGGGAGGCGGGCCTCAAGCCGACGCTGGTGTACCTCGCGGCGACGGTGTTCAATACGGTGCTGGCGCTGGTCGTCGCGTCGATCATCTTCGGGGTGGTGTTTTAA
- the guaA gene encoding glutamine-hydrolyzing GMP synthase, with the protein MALESGGIVILDYGSQTTQLIARRVREAQVYAALLPYVATLEQAQAAVPDFRGVILSGGAASVYDPGAPRLPGWVLDAGVPVLGICYGMQLLTQALGGTVAPSASREYGKTEIRIDCAEGLLAGLDAAQTVWMSHGDRLERPAEGFAPLASSDNAPFAAVGNVARGLYGVQFHPEVMHTAHGTEMLRNFVIEVCGAQPGWTAQNVIDASVEAIRAQVGAGRVLLGMSGGVDSAVAGALIHRAVGDQLVAVFVNHGMLRKGEPELVVEVTQNLGWNLVAVDATEEFLDPLRGVEDPERKRMIIGKTFADVFEREASRVGQLDWLAQGTIYPDVIESAGTGRPGADRIKSHHNVGGLPDHLKSKLVEPLRELFKDEVRAVGSLLGLPDEIVWRQPFPGPGLGVRCVGEITWERLETLRAADDIFLTELRAAGLMDGIGQAFAILLPVRSVGVMGDNRTYDEVIALRAVTTTDFMTADWARIPDDVLAHASSRIVNEVKGVNRVLYDISTKPPATIEWE; encoded by the coding sequence ATGGCGCTTGAGTCGGGCGGGATTGTTATCCTCGACTACGGCTCGCAGACGACGCAGCTTATCGCCCGGCGCGTGCGTGAGGCCCAGGTCTACGCGGCGCTGCTGCCGTACGTCGCGACACTGGAGCAGGCGCAGGCGGCGGTTCCCGACTTTCGCGGCGTGATCCTGTCGGGCGGGGCGGCCAGCGTCTACGATCCCGGCGCGCCGCGCCTGCCGGGCTGGGTGCTGGACGCGGGCGTGCCGGTGCTCGGCATCTGCTACGGCATGCAACTGCTCACGCAGGCGTTGGGTGGCACGGTCGCACCGTCCGCCAGCCGCGAGTATGGCAAGACCGAGATCCGGATCGACTGCGCGGAAGGGCTGCTGGCCGGGCTGGACGCGGCGCAAACGGTGTGGATGAGCCACGGCGACCGCCTGGAGCGCCCCGCCGAGGGCTTCGCGCCGCTGGCCTCGTCGGACAACGCGCCGTTCGCGGCAGTGGGCAACGTGGCGCGCGGCCTGTATGGCGTGCAGTTTCACCCGGAAGTGATGCACACCGCGCACGGCACGGAGATGCTGCGCAACTTCGTGATCGAGGTGTGCGGCGCGCAGCCCGGTTGGACGGCGCAGAACGTCATCGACGCCAGCGTGGAGGCGATCCGCGCGCAGGTCGGCGCGGGGCGCGTGCTGCTCGGCATGAGCGGCGGCGTCGATTCGGCGGTAGCCGGGGCGCTGATTCACCGTGCCGTGGGCGATCAGCTCGTGGCGGTGTTCGTCAATCACGGTATGCTGCGCAAAGGTGAGCCGGAGTTGGTCGTCGAGGTGACGCAAAACCTCGGCTGGAATCTCGTCGCGGTGGATGCTACTGAGGAGTTCCTCGATCCGCTGCGCGGCGTGGAAGATCCGGAACGCAAGCGTATGATCATCGGCAAGACCTTCGCGGATGTGTTCGAGCGTGAGGCGTCGCGCGTGGGCCAGCTCGATTGGCTGGCGCAGGGCACGATTTATCCCGACGTGATCGAGAGCGCGGGCACGGGACGGCCCGGCGCGGACCGGATCAAGTCGCACCACAACGTCGGCGGGCTGCCGGATCACCTGAAAAGCAAGCTGGTGGAGCCGCTGCGCGAGCTGTTCAAGGACGAGGTGCGCGCGGTCGGCTCGCTGTTGGGTCTGCCGGACGAGATCGTGTGGCGGCAGCCGTTCCCCGGGCCGGGACTCGGCGTGCGCTGCGTGGGCGAGATCACCTGGGAGCGCCTGGAAACGCTGCGTGCGGCGGACGATATTTTCCTGACTGAGCTGCGCGCGGCGGGGCTGATGGACGGCATCGGACAGGCGTTCGCGATCCTGCTGCCGGTGCGCAGTGTGGGCGTGATGGGCGACAACCGCACCTACGACGAGGTGATCGCGCTGCGGGCCGTGACCACCACCGACTTCATGACGGCGGATTGGGCGCGCATCCCCGACGACGTGCTGGCGCACGCCAGCAGTCGCATCGTGAACGAGGTCAAAGGTGTCAACCGCGTGCTGTACGACATTTCGACCAAGCCGCCCGCCACGATCGAGTGGGAGTGA
- a CDS encoding ABC transporter permease produces MSGITQETPTRSQPEKLAPQTPPVSVWWGYLRDLLPAVLMPFFGIAAALAIIILILQWQGASPTVAWDYLYQGTLASAAKRADLVSYWMPLAITSFGLVLVYTAGLWNIGVEGQMVTGAIGATWAIRLFAEGHFPIDLGLGRAPILILCVVFASIFGAAWALVCAVLKTRGGVNEIFGGVALNFIAQTFNMFLISNGGPWQPIGSRATETARFPANAQLPTFADFRRLSPIPIYVAIGVFVLVAVIMYVSRWGLQLRAMGKNMRSAFLLGVRTERNIYLSMALCGAMAGIAGAFRVMAPDVNKLTASPSGGLGFLAILVVLLAGLSIILTPFVSFVFAVLSKGGQSIENGFMWDHDLSLDRSLVRVLQSTVVLMVVLAFGVRNRFFPPRQVQPDDTDRT; encoded by the coding sequence ATGAGCGGCATTACGCAGGAAACGCCGACGCGCTCCCAGCCGGAGAAGCTCGCGCCGCAGACGCCGCCCGTGTCGGTGTGGTGGGGCTACCTGCGCGACCTGCTGCCTGCTGTGCTCATGCCGTTTTTTGGCATTGCGGCGGCGCTGGCGATCATCATCCTGATTTTGCAGTGGCAGGGGGCCAGCCCCACGGTCGCGTGGGACTACCTGTATCAAGGCACGTTGGCCAGCGCCGCCAAGCGGGCCGATCTCGTGTCGTACTGGATGCCGCTGGCGATCACGTCGTTCGGGCTGGTGCTGGTCTACACGGCGGGACTGTGGAACATCGGCGTCGAGGGCCAGATGGTCACGGGCGCGATCGGCGCGACGTGGGCGATCCGGCTGTTCGCCGAAGGGCACTTCCCGATCGATCTCGGCCTGGGTCGCGCGCCGATCCTGATCCTGTGCGTCGTGTTCGCCTCGATCTTTGGCGCGGCGTGGGCGCTGGTGTGCGCGGTGCTGAAGACACGCGGCGGCGTCAATGAGATTTTTGGCGGCGTGGCGCTGAACTTCATCGCGCAGACCTTCAATATGTTCCTGATCTCAAACGGCGGTCCGTGGCAGCCGATCGGCAGCCGCGCGACCGAAACCGCGCGCTTCCCGGCCAACGCGCAGCTGCCCACCTTCGCGGACTTCCGGCGGCTCAGCCCAATCCCGATCTACGTGGCGATCGGCGTGTTCGTACTGGTGGCGGTGATCATGTACGTCTCGCGCTGGGGCTTGCAGCTTCGTGCGATGGGCAAAAATATGCGCTCGGCGTTCCTGCTGGGCGTGCGCACGGAGCGCAACATCTACCTGTCGATGGCGCTGTGCGGAGCGATGGCGGGCATCGCGGGAGCGTTCCGCGTGATGGCTCCGGACGTGAACAAGCTCACCGCGTCACCTTCGGGCGGCCTGGGATTCCTGGCGATCCTGGTCGTACTGCTGGCGGGACTGTCGATCATCCTGACGCCGTTTGTCTCGTTCGTGTTCGCCGTGCTATCGAAGGGCGGCCAGAGCATCGAAAACGGCTTCATGTGGGATCACGATCTGTCGCTCGACCGCTCGCTGGTGCGCGTGCTGCAAAGCACGGTCGTGCTGATGGTCGTGCTGGCGTTTGGCGTACGTAACCGTTTCTTCCCGCCGCGCCAGGTCCAGCCTGACGATACGGATCGCACGTGA
- a CDS encoding fasciclin domain-containing protein, whose translation MRKLSAILLILATALLLVIAPTIGAQTDEPTEEPVAPEATPTVEGMDATAEATLPVMTQDAMDMGTAEAGVEATEMIMGTAEAEATEEMLGTAEAQPQGTDAYVRFAHFSPDAGAVDVMLDGESAATGVEYQTVSEFMAVPVGAHTATVGGGEPVNLNLTAGTWTTVVVSGSAEDGTLTISPVQEQIEQMQPGVATMTFVNALTGTDSEVNFIRDGEIFISQLAPLSADTGVIGASTIPVDYGTYTLAASETATGNMIWEIADATITETSVYLLALTGTLDDPQLVWHEAPRAEIDMALGDLPEPGTIVEALQNDERLAPFADAVEAAGLTEQLSGEGPYTVFAPIDYAMDEIRAQYDNPDDLAAFLNSLIVEGDVKFNPLIEQGSVTALDGSTSEVALSGNTATVGGAEILAPNIPATNGTIHIIGQSPSN comes from the coding sequence ATGCGTAAACTTTCCGCGATTTTGTTGATTTTGGCGACGGCCTTATTGTTGGTCATCGCGCCGACCATCGGCGCGCAGACGGACGAGCCAACTGAAGAACCGGTGGCCCCGGAAGCCACCCCGACCGTCGAGGGCATGGACGCCACGGCGGAAGCGACGCTGCCCGTGATGACGCAGGACGCGATGGATATGGGCACAGCGGAAGCAGGGGTCGAAGCCACCGAGATGATTATGGGTACGGCAGAAGCTGAAGCGACCGAAGAAATGCTGGGCACCGCCGAGGCGCAGCCGCAGGGCACCGACGCATATGTACGCTTTGCGCACTTTTCGCCGGATGCGGGCGCGGTTGACGTGATGCTGGACGGCGAGAGCGCCGCGACGGGCGTGGAATACCAGACCGTGAGCGAATTTATGGCCGTGCCGGTCGGCGCCCATACCGCGACCGTCGGTGGCGGCGAGCCGGTCAACCTGAACCTGACCGCCGGAACGTGGACCACGGTTGTTGTGTCCGGCTCGGCGGAAGATGGCACGCTGACGATCAGCCCCGTACAGGAGCAGATCGAGCAGATGCAGCCCGGCGTGGCGACCATGACGTTCGTCAATGCCCTGACCGGGACCGATTCGGAAGTGAATTTTATCCGCGACGGTGAAATCTTTATCAGCCAGCTCGCGCCGCTGAGCGCGGATACGGGCGTGATCGGTGCCTCGACCATCCCGGTGGACTACGGTACCTATACACTGGCCGCATCTGAGACGGCCACCGGCAACATGATCTGGGAAATCGCCGATGCAACTATCACCGAGACCAGCGTTTACCTGCTGGCGCTGACCGGCACGCTCGATGATCCGCAGTTGGTGTGGCACGAGGCCCCGCGCGCCGAAATCGACATGGCGCTGGGCGACCTGCCGGAACCAGGCACGATCGTCGAGGCGCTGCAGAATGACGAGCGCTTGGCTCCGTTCGCCGACGCGGTCGAGGCCGCTGGCCTGACCGAGCAGCTGAGCGGCGAGGGGCCGTACACGGTCTTCGCGCCGATCGACTACGCGATGGACGAGATCCGCGCGCAGTACGACAACCCAGACGATCTGGCCGCGTTCCTGAACAGCTTGATCGTGGAGGGTGACGTCAAGTTCAACCCGCTGATCGAGCAGGGGTCGGTGACGGCGCTCGACGGCTCGACGTCGGAAGTCGCGCTGTCCGGTAACACCGCCACGGTGGGCGGCGCGGAAATCCTGGCGCCGAACATCCCGGCGACCAACGGCACGATCCACATCATCGGCCAGTCGCCGAGCAACTGA
- the xpt gene encoding xanthine phosphoribosyltransferase, translating to MQALKDRIRAEGVYLGDGILKIDGILNHQMDPNLIKAMGEEVADRFRHMAPTRILTAEVSGIAPALMAALALNVPVVYARKHKPVTMYGPIFMENAPSHTKGGETNLMVAAEYLPSGERILIVDDFLASGKTLLALARMVREAKCELVGVAVVVEKAFEVGRGELQAKYGVPVEALATITYLDEHHIVFEGEEMPVVEVGDGA from the coding sequence GTGCAAGCACTGAAAGACCGTATTCGCGCCGAAGGGGTTTACCTGGGGGATGGCATCCTCAAGATCGATGGCATCCTCAACCACCAGATGGACCCGAACCTGATCAAGGCGATGGGCGAAGAGGTCGCCGATCGCTTCCGCCACATGGCCCCTACCCGCATCCTGACCGCCGAAGTGTCCGGCATCGCCCCGGCGCTGATGGCGGCGCTGGCGCTGAACGTGCCCGTGGTCTACGCGCGCAAGCACAAGCCGGTGACCATGTATGGCCCGATCTTCATGGAGAACGCGCCGAGCCACACCAAGGGCGGCGAGACGAACCTGATGGTCGCTGCGGAGTACCTGCCGAGCGGCGAGCGCATCCTGATCGTGGACGACTTCCTGGCGTCCGGCAAGACGCTGCTGGCGCTGGCGCGCATGGTGCGCGAGGCGAAGTGCGAATTGGTCGGCGTGGCAGTAGTTGTGGAAAAGGCGTTCGAGGTGGGGCGCGGCGAGCTTCAGGCCAAATACGGCGTGCCGGTCGAGGCATTGGCGACGATCACCTACCTGGACGAGCATCACATCGTTTTCGAGGGCGAGGAAATGCCCGTGGTGGAGGTTGGGGATGGCGCTTGA
- a CDS encoding DUF6062 family protein, translating to MKLSSRAYDLFNAFEQPGCPVCRLTMASVHQYLDSLIYEYVNKPATHMMVRAARGFCPRHGWHIQNEINASAVGIAVLYEGLVRNLLKDMGNPDPKGGKRHVAQIADALAPQAPCPACEHQRTVEEHLLRNLLEHIGQDEFAAGFERSAGLCLPHLRQMIDADGSARAKAHVLALQQAVWSRLQKDLELFYDKQDYHHLREDMGAEGDSPRRAIESFSGADGVR from the coding sequence ATGAAGCTCTCGTCCCGTGCCTACGACCTGTTCAACGCTTTCGAGCAGCCCGGCTGCCCGGTCTGCCGCCTGACGATGGCCAGCGTGCACCAGTACCTCGACAGCCTGATTTACGAATACGTCAACAAACCGGCCACGCACATGATGGTGCGCGCCGCACGTGGCTTCTGCCCGCGCCACGGGTGGCACATCCAGAACGAGATCAACGCCAGCGCGGTCGGCATCGCCGTGCTGTACGAAGGATTGGTGCGCAACCTGCTCAAGGACATGGGCAATCCCGATCCCAAGGGCGGCAAACGTCATGTGGCCCAGATCGCGGACGCGCTCGCGCCACAAGCGCCGTGCCCGGCCTGCGAGCACCAGCGCACCGTCGAGGAGCACCTGCTGCGCAACCTGCTGGAGCACATCGGGCAGGACGAGTTCGCCGCCGGATTCGAGCGCTCCGCCGGGCTGTGCCTGCCGCATCTGCGCCAGATGATCGACGCGGACGGCAGCGCCCGCGCCAAGGCGCACGTGCTGGCGCTCCAACAGGCGGTATGGTCGCGGCTGCAAAAGGATCTGGAGCTGTTCTACGACAAGCAGGACTACCACCACCTGCGCGAGGACATGGGCGCAGAAGGCGACAGCCCGCGCCGCGCGATCGAGAGCTTTTCCGGCGCGGACGGCGTGCGCTGA